A portion of the Geminocystis sp. NIES-3709 genome contains these proteins:
- a CDS encoding pentapeptide repeat-containing protein has protein sequence MIYTNSKEKNDYCFDDTEIIINTKETIDRDLIPFLLEPEKTLQKIEEEAKKENTSAQEIIAYYLEKGIKSETEIDDFNELLRYKKGLYSKKQDQQIPRILIDASLIQDVLLKRDSVFLKNGQKILDLVLNDKISGYISEIGLRDIYDNTLKMNGKEDANFSMIKLLNYFYICNISPEIIEKAHFYKTISIESAIKIECAKRDNIDIIITLREKDFLAHDWKKNVLNPSQFLSEYDKHQFQKSSSEELDKEVEDSLSRLKLNKELYPEDYAKEELSLFDDEWVIQHFNVLTAKNNICDATVFLAKKGDKKTDAFRAWDEGSIAALSRALDKAIKEIKKDQAIKYTIEDITERELEQGLDSSIYASVTLKFGNSTVEAYHIHKDTIKAHFYAYVKAINLIYDAQKDSQSNNYEGKKLISLIMPVNEDTFIQLYRHGRLLGEKKMLDFLKMNLREINLVGKKLSGINLSYSDLTDSNLEHINLSNSSLESCLLERAKLFHATLKDCTLFKANLRGAKLNKAILSKSNLSRADLTEADLDNAILKECDLTSANLTSVILKEAILIGAYLNKANLTNAELIEANLTSADLTNVNLTDADLSGADLSGANLTGAILNKCNLTNANLTNANLTNANLTDAKLSKANLSKCNLTSANLTDAELIDAEFNNTNLSDTNLTDAKLISNESSEIFDFDKQRRQLEENYANNQWFDRYEEIEGEICSAIRQCREQKEQTLIDQVFNIYEKGSAEEKEFISLADLDNPSEDDIDKMKSLLDKIDALKLSYISFKLADINLNHPFASKRKLTKIEWNNHAFLFCIYYFDNPNTNKLNVFLKLTTFYSDQCLSSDFNMVINFPSNSPEKKKGQLQGKWKTQPSPRIEQFFNLDKNDPFELKVTFKNQSIKKIKFINN, from the coding sequence ATGATTTACACAAATTCAAAAGAAAAAAATGATTATTGTTTTGACGATACAGAAATTATAATCAATACTAAAGAAACTATCGATAGAGATTTGATCCCATTTCTACTTGAGCCAGAAAAAACTCTTCAAAAAATAGAAGAGGAAGCTAAAAAAGAGAATACTTCAGCTCAGGAGATAATTGCTTATTATCTAGAAAAAGGTATTAAATCTGAAACAGAAATAGATGATTTTAATGAATTATTACGATATAAAAAAGGTTTATATTCTAAAAAACAAGACCAACAAATTCCGAGAATTTTAATTGATGCTAGTCTTATTCAAGACGTTTTATTGAAACGAGATTCTGTTTTTTTAAAAAACGGACAAAAAATATTAGATCTCGTTTTAAATGACAAGATAAGTGGATATATCTCTGAAATAGGCTTACGAGACATTTATGATAATACCCTCAAAATGAACGGTAAAGAAGATGCAAATTTTTCAATGATAAAATTATTAAACTATTTTTATATTTGCAATATTTCTCCAGAAATTATCGAAAAAGCTCATTTTTATAAGACAATAAGTATTGAAAGTGCCATTAAAATAGAATGTGCTAAACGAGATAATATTGACATTATTATTACTCTCCGAGAAAAAGACTTTCTTGCTCATGATTGGAAGAAAAATGTTTTGAATCCTAGTCAATTTCTTAGCGAATATGATAAACATCAATTTCAAAAATCTTCTTCAGAGGAATTAGATAAAGAAGTTGAAGATTCATTATCTAGATTAAAACTCAATAAAGAACTATATCCAGAAGATTACGCAAAAGAAGAATTATCATTATTTGATGATGAATGGGTAATTCAACATTTTAATGTTTTAACAGCTAAAAATAACATATGTGATGCAACAGTCTTTTTAGCCAAAAAAGGCGACAAAAAAACCGACGCATTTAGAGCTTGGGATGAAGGTAGTATAGCCGCTTTATCTAGAGCCTTGGATAAAGCAATTAAGGAAATAAAAAAAGATCAAGCCATAAAATATACTATTGAAGATATAACAGAACGAGAATTAGAACAAGGATTAGATAGTTCTATTTATGCCTCTGTCACCTTAAAATTTGGTAATTCTACAGTAGAAGCCTACCATATTCATAAAGATACAATCAAAGCTCATTTTTATGCTTATGTAAAAGCAATTAACCTCATTTATGATGCTCAAAAAGATTCCCAAAGTAATAATTATGAAGGAAAAAAACTTATTTCCCTCATAATGCCCGTTAATGAAGATACCTTTATTCAGTTGTATCGACACGGAAGATTACTAGGTGAAAAAAAAATGTTAGATTTCCTGAAGATGAATCTCAGAGAAATAAATTTAGTTGGGAAAAAACTATCTGGTATTAATCTTAGTTATTCTGATTTGACTGATAGTAATCTCGAACATATCAATCTCAGTAACTCTAGTTTAGAATCCTGTCTTTTAGAGAGGGCTAAGTTATTTCATGCTACTTTGAAAGATTGTACTTTATTTAAAGCCAATCTCCGAGGTGCAAAGCTAAATAAAGCAATATTATCTAAGAGCAATCTTAGCCGTGCTGATTTAACGGAAGCAGATTTAGATAACGCCATACTCAAAGAGTGTGATTTAACAAGTGCTAATCTTACCAGTGTAATTTTGAAGGAGGCTATTTTAATTGGTGCTTATTTGAATAAAGCTAATTTAACTAATGCCGAATTAATAGAAGCTAATTTGACTTCAGCCGATTTAACTAATGTAAATTTAACTGATGCTGACTTAAGTGGTGCTGACTTAAGTGGTGCTAATTTAACTGGTGCTATCCTCAATAAATGTAATTTAACCAATGCTAATTTAACCAATGCTAATTTAACCAATGCTAATTTAACTGATGCTAAGTTAAGTAAAGCTAACCTTAGTAAATGTAATTTAACCAGTGCTAATTTAACTGATGCTGAGTTAATTGATGCTGAGTTCAATAATACTAATTTAAGTGATACAAATTTAACTGATGCTAAGTTAATAAGTAACGAGTCTTCGGAAATTTTTGACTTTGACAAACAACGGCGACAACTTGAAGAAAATTATGCCAATAACCAATGGTTTGATCGTTATGAGGAAATAGAGGGTGAAATTTGTTCAGCTATTCGCCAGTGTCGAGAACAAAAAGAACAAACCCTTATAGACCAAGTTTTCAATATATATGAAAAAGGCTCTGCTGAAGAAAAAGAATTTATCTCCTTAGCTGATTTGGATAACCCTAGCGAAGATGACATAGATAAAATGAAATCTTTACTAGACAAAATTGATGCCCTAAAACTTTCTTATATATCTTTCAAACTTGCTGATATAAATCTTAATCATCCTTTTGCAAGTAAAAGAAAGCTCACTAAAATTGAATGGAATAATCATGCTTTCTTATTTTGTATTTATTACTTTGATAATCCCAATACTAATAAGTTAAATGTATTTTTAAAATTAACCACTTTCTATAGTGATCAATGTTTATCTTCAGACTTTAATATGGTTATTAATTTTCCCAGTAACTCACCAGAGAAAAAAAAAGGGCAACTACAAGGGAAATGGAAAACTCAACCATCTCCAAGAATAGAGCAATTTTTTAACTTGGATAAAAATGATCCTTTTGAGCTAAAAGTTACTTTTAAAAATCAGTCAATCAAGAAAATAAAATTCATTAACAATTAA